In Corynebacterium matruchotii, a single genomic region encodes these proteins:
- the rpsL gene encoding 30S ribosomal protein S12, translating to MPTIQQLVRKGRHDKTAKVKTAALKGSPQRRGVCTRVYTTTPKKPNSALRKVARVRLTSGIEVSAYIPGEGHNLQEHSMVLVRGGRVKDLPGVRYKIIRGALDTQGVRDRKQGRSRYGAKKEK from the coding sequence ATGCCAACTATTCAACAGCTGGTCCGCAAGGGCCGCCATGACAAGACTGCAAAGGTGAAGACCGCAGCACTCAAGGGGTCTCCGCAGCGTCGTGGTGTGTGCACTCGTGTGTACACCACCACTCCGAAGAAGCCTAACTCTGCTCTGCGTAAGGTTGCCCGTGTGCGCCTCACCTCTGGCATCGAGGTGTCCGCATACATTCCAGGCGAGGGCCACAACCTTCAGGAGCACTCCATGGTGCTGGTTCGTGGTGGTCGTGTGAAGGACCTCCCGGGTGTGCGCTACAAGATCATTCGTGGCGCACTCGACACTCAGGGTGTTCGTGATCGCAAGCAGGGTCGTTCCCGCTACGGTGCAAAGAAGGAGAAGTAA